The nucleotide window CGCGTGTCGCTCAGGCGCACCTCGACAAAGGCCACATGCGGCAGGCCCAGACGGGTCGGATCGATAACCGCGCGATAACCCAGAATATAGCCCTCCTGCTCGAGGCGCTTTATGCGCGCCTGGCAAGGCGTTTTGGAGAGATTTACCCGACGGCTCAACTCGGCCACACTGATGCGGCCATTGCTGGCCAATTCGGCAATGATGCGCTTGTCGATATGGTCCAATAGACTGGCAGATGGTGATTTCATAGGAATTTCACTCAGTATCAAGCTCATCTGAGAGCAAAGAGACTGGAAAGTGTTACCAGATAGGGCGAAACGACTAAAGCACTTCTGGCATCATGGCTCTGTTCACCAGGATTGACGCTCATGCCGGAAACTTCGCCCCGCCAACACCTTCGCGACAGGCTCTATGCCGACGAAACCCTTCTTGTTCACGATCTTATCGTCGAGACCGGCCTTGACGAGGCCGAGCGTGACCGGATT belongs to Devosia sp. XK-2 and includes:
- a CDS encoding Lrp/AsnC ligand binding domain-containing protein — protein: MKSPSASLLDHIDKRIIAELASNGRISVAELSRRVNLSKTPCQARIKRLEQEGYILGYRAVIDPTRLGLPHVAFVEVRLSDTRKAALDAFNKAVRALPEVEQAHMIASSFDYLLKVRTKDIAAYREVLGEKISALPHVAHTSTHVSMEAVKDDAE